The proteins below come from a single Chitinophaga pinensis DSM 2588 genomic window:
- a CDS encoding ATP-binding protein codes for MKISHYIFLGFVSVLILFSITTFVNFSLSNAVTENNAYFTRSTNLVRNSSRFQRNVLTMVNGLRGYLLTGEKSFVEAYDTANIENELILKELSSMLTDTLQINMLQQIKELNDQWTEEYTDPLKQAKMSASISRQHLDTFNRVYKEKFASGHEQAIQAALQEKFKTFSAYEYARRDARKEELAASVINTNILSLLLTSASIVLGLFIIIYVTMKISRRIKVMTDMANDIAGGNYNVTIKDTGSDELSALGDALNHMTEELSRNITLLKRSNEELDQFAHIVSHDLKAPLRGISNVVTWIEEDHKQELTPKVSEYMELIKGRVIRAENLIEGLLSYAKADKEEIEKEEIALNSLMKEVLDTLPDMDHVRVEMADLPIIHGEKLWLFQIFSNLIGNAVKHNEKPGPAVKIYYKERPDHYEFFIEDNGNGIEKHYQRRIFTIFQTLKDRDSFESTGVGLAIVKKIIETKKQHINVVSAPGKGSVFSFTWSKD; via the coding sequence ATGAAGATTTCTCACTATATATTTCTTGGATTCGTATCAGTACTGATACTGTTTTCCATTACGACGTTCGTGAACTTCAGTCTGTCCAATGCGGTGACAGAAAACAATGCCTATTTCACCCGTTCCACCAATCTGGTGCGTAACAGCAGCCGCTTTCAGCGGAACGTACTCACGATGGTCAACGGCCTCAGAGGATATCTGCTCACTGGTGAAAAGTCTTTTGTAGAAGCCTATGACACGGCTAATATCGAAAATGAGCTCATCCTGAAGGAGCTGTCATCCATGCTCACAGACACACTACAGATCAACATGCTGCAGCAGATTAAAGAGCTGAATGACCAGTGGACGGAAGAATATACAGATCCATTGAAACAGGCGAAAATGTCAGCGTCTATCAGCAGGCAACACCTGGATACTTTCAATAGGGTATACAAGGAAAAATTTGCTTCCGGTCATGAACAGGCGATTCAGGCGGCATTACAGGAGAAATTCAAGACATTCTCCGCATATGAATATGCACGTAGGGATGCACGCAAGGAAGAACTGGCTGCTTCGGTTATCAATACGAATATTCTTTCGTTGTTATTGACATCCGCTTCTATTGTACTCGGGCTTTTCATCATCATCTATGTAACCATGAAGATATCCCGGCGTATCAAGGTCATGACAGATATGGCCAATGATATTGCGGGAGGCAATTATAACGTGACGATCAAAGATACGGGTAGCGATGAACTGAGTGCATTAGGAGATGCGCTCAATCATATGACAGAAGAACTGTCAAGGAATATCACGCTTTTGAAGCGATCCAATGAAGAACTGGACCAGTTCGCACATATTGTATCGCATGACCTGAAAGCACCGCTGAGAGGCATCAGTAACGTTGTAACATGGATAGAGGAAGATCATAAACAGGAACTTACGCCAAAAGTAAGCGAATACATGGAGCTGATAAAAGGTCGCGTGATAAGAGCAGAAAACCTGATAGAAGGTTTGTTGTCCTATGCAAAAGCAGACAAGGAAGAGATCGAAAAAGAGGAAATTGCACTCAACTCACTAATGAAAGAAGTACTCGACACACTGCCTGATATGGACCATGTAAGGGTTGAAATGGCTGATCTTCCCATTATACACGGAGAAAAATTGTGGTTGTTCCAGATTTTTTCTAATCTTATCGGGAATGCAGTCAAACACAACGAAAAGCCCGGCCCTGCTGTAAAAATCTATTATAAAGAACGGCCTGATCACTATGAATTTTTCATTGAAGACAATGGAAATGGTATTGAAAAGCACTATCAACGGAGGATTTTTACTATTTTTCAGACTTTAAAGGACAGGGATAGTTTCGAAAGCACAGGTGTTGGATTGGCAATTGTCAAAAAAATTATAGAGACCAAAAAGCAGCATATCAATGTGGTCTCCGCACCGGGCAAGGGTTCTGTCTTTTCATTCACCTGGTCAAAAGATTAA
- a CDS encoding (2Fe-2S)-binding protein produces MDDQLRNEEQNGTSRRSFLKQTSLMTALALAPETVLKAAENGLDEKIAAAIETMPLNVVINGVKQSVRIEPRVTLLDLLRERLQLTGTKKGCDHGQCGACTVHIDGERVNACLTLALTTEGREVTTIEGLADGDNLHPMQEAFLEHDGFQCGYCTPGQIMSAICCIREGHAGTPDEVREYMSGNICRCGAYSNIVDAIMDVKQGGKKI; encoded by the coding sequence ATGGACGATCAACTCAGGAATGAAGAGCAGAACGGTACTTCCCGGCGCTCTTTCCTTAAACAAACCTCTTTGATGACAGCGTTGGCGCTTGCGCCTGAAACGGTGCTCAAAGCTGCTGAAAACGGCCTTGATGAAAAGATCGCGGCTGCCATTGAGACAATGCCGCTGAATGTGGTCATCAATGGGGTGAAGCAAAGTGTCAGGATAGAACCGCGTGTTACCCTGCTGGATCTGTTGCGCGAACGATTGCAACTGACAGGTACAAAGAAAGGTTGTGACCACGGACAGTGTGGCGCCTGTACCGTCCACATCGATGGAGAACGTGTGAATGCCTGTCTGACACTGGCACTCACGACAGAAGGCCGTGAGGTGACTACCATCGAAGGGCTGGCAGACGGAGATAACCTGCACCCTATGCAGGAAGCATTCCTGGAGCATGATGGTTTCCAGTGTGGTTACTGTACGCCTGGACAAATCATGTCAGCAATCTGTTGTATCAGGGAAGGACACGCTGGTACGCCCGATGAAGTGAGAGAATATATGAGTGGAAATATCTGTCGTTGTGGTGCTTATTCCAATATCGTCGATGCGATCATGGACGTAAAACAGGGAGGGAAGAAGATATGA
- a CDS encoding FAD binding domain-containing protein encodes MKQFSYIRVTSSDAAIAAVSKDKSATFLAGGTNLVDLMKSGVTGPERLVDINRLPLTKIEETKTGLRIGALAKNTMVAEHPLVVKHFPLLSLALKAGASPQLRNMATVGGNMMQRTRCHYFYDTAMPCNKRNPGSGCGAIGGVNRMHAIFGASDKCIAVHPSDMCVALTALDAVVTVKGPKGERKIPFGDFHRLPGDTPEVDNTLQRGELIIAVDIPFNEVGGYAHYLKVRDRASYAFALVSVGAALSLKDNNIADVRLAMGGVAHKPWRLREAEAFLKGKKATVENFQEAARMVMAPAKSQGSNEFKLTLAPNTIVEALKLAAANGNI; translated from the coding sequence ATGAAACAGTTCAGCTACATAAGGGTCACTTCCAGTGATGCAGCCATTGCTGCTGTCTCCAAAGATAAATCGGCTACATTCCTGGCCGGTGGTACCAATCTTGTCGATCTGATGAAGAGTGGTGTAACGGGACCGGAGCGACTGGTAGATATTAATCGCCTGCCCCTTACAAAGATCGAAGAAACAAAGACGGGATTGCGTATCGGCGCACTGGCTAAAAATACAATGGTAGCGGAACATCCCCTGGTCGTCAAACATTTTCCGCTCCTGTCTCTCGCATTAAAAGCAGGCGCTTCTCCACAGCTGAGGAACATGGCCACTGTCGGTGGTAATATGATGCAGCGTACGCGTTGTCATTATTTCTACGATACAGCCATGCCTTGTAATAAACGAAATCCTGGTTCCGGTTGCGGCGCTATCGGAGGCGTCAACCGTATGCACGCCATCTTCGGTGCAAGTGATAAATGTATTGCCGTACATCCAAGCGATATGTGTGTGGCACTGACAGCACTGGATGCAGTCGTAACAGTAAAAGGCCCCAAAGGGGAACGTAAAATTCCTTTTGGCGATTTTCACCGTTTACCGGGAGATACGCCTGAAGTGGACAACACCTTACAGCGTGGAGAACTGATCATAGCGGTGGATATTCCTTTCAATGAAGTAGGTGGATATGCGCATTATCTGAAAGTACGTGACCGTGCCTCCTATGCATTCGCATTGGTATCAGTTGGCGCTGCCTTGTCCCTGAAAGACAATAATATCGCTGATGTACGCCTGGCTATGGGTGGCGTGGCGCATAAACCCTGGCGGCTGAGAGAAGCGGAAGCTTTCCTCAAAGGAAAGAAGGCCACGGTAGAGAACTTTCAGGAGGCGGCACGTATGGTGATGGCGCCTGCAAAGTCGCAGGGCAGTAATGAATTCAAACTCACCCTCGCGCCCAACACAATTGTGGAGGCATTGAAACTCGCCGCTGCAAACGGTAATATCTAA